One window of Papaver somniferum cultivar HN1 chromosome 9, ASM357369v1, whole genome shotgun sequence genomic DNA carries:
- the LOC113313564 gene encoding uncharacterized protein LOC113313564 isoform X2, whose protein sequence is MCDADISQRGLNLCSQTGSRFLLVNVQFKTELPQSQKVVWRIENFSKLKNQQQLYSDTFSFNGRKWGMVINPKDNPRSQTHLTVYLRPVDRTKSVFADYTLSIIDQKDDSRTVKREVVGHEIKGFCCGSFVHLSELHSPANGYLLNDTCIVELKISKQKSIVEDYLYYLDNLSPVDSMFFLALSCFLVSYLTCVSLVSIGSYKLPFYIDMILVASLTGTLVSGTLKFLLPKDYVTRDSSKGVGEKKISVPLPAKGIELVSNTDQVKVSKAALKKNMKQKAKIIKLSKRKPKGRSKSRFQRQSLRVTE, encoded by the exons ATGTGTGATGCAGATATATCTCAAAGAGGTCTGAACCTATGTTCTCAAACAG GAAGCAGGTTTCTCCTGGTCAATGTCCAGTTCAAAACTGAGCTTCCTCAATCTCAGAAAGTAGTTTGGAGGATTGAAAATTTCTCAAAGCTGAAAAACCAACAACAACTTTATTCTGATACTTTCTCCTTCAATGGTCGTAAGTG GGGAATGGTGATTAATCCCAAAGATAACCCAAGATCTCAGACTCACTTGACAGTCTACCTTCGCCCAGTCGATCGTACTAAATCAGTTTTTGCCGATTATACGCTGTCTATTATTGATCAAAAGGATGACTCAAGAACAGTGAAAAGAG AAGTAGTAGGACATGAAATTAAGGGCTTCTGTTGCGGATCGTTCGTTCATCTTAGTGAACTTCACAGTCCAGCTAATGGGTATCTCTTAAATGATACTTGTATCGTTGAACTTAAGATCTCTAAACAGAAATCTATAGTGGAGGATTACCTTTATTAccttgacaaccttagtcctgtGGATTCTATGTTCTTTTTGGCTCTTAGTTGCTTCCTGGTCTCTTATCTTACATGTGTTTCTTTAGTGTCTATTGGGTCTTATAAGCTCCCATTCTATATAGACATGATATTGGTTGCTAGTCTTACTGGTACACTTGTTTCTGGTACTCTTAAGTTTCTGCTTCCTAAAGACTATGTTACTAGAGATTCAAGCAAAGGAGTTGGAGAGAAAAAGATTTCGGTACCTTTGCCTGCCAAGGGCATCGAACTTGTATCGAATACAGATCAAGTCAAGGTTTCAAAGGCAGCACTCAAGAAAAACATGAAACAGAAAGCGAAAATCATAAAGCTGTCGAAGAGAAAACCCAAGGGAAGGAGCAAGTCAAGGTTTCAGAGACAGAGCTTGCGAGTAACCGAGTAG
- the LOC113313564 gene encoding uncharacterized protein LOC113313564 isoform X1 has protein sequence MHNEYNLDQVLLDGDIYEEIGGFHVPKPYASLYKQIWLKYGHIASSNVLTASSYRIQVTVVEHIMYSLVDLMDSLKEMSCCRLLKLSSKMTGFWESEIMTAENLQFNIGWLQNYIDNVKQGFDAMQKLKTILQEEVQPIKAATECENHKFVEEKTQGKEEAKVSETEPESNLVASPEVGLLKHLGAGQIFEGGMHNEYNMDQVLDGDIYEEIGCFHVRKPYASLYKQIWLKYGHIASSHVLTASSELSYVIQVAAVHNIMHSLMDMSRCRFVEVSSEMIVLWEGDIKTANNLQFNIEWLRKHFDTVKQGFDEMQKLKTTLHEEVQPIEAAKAQVTVAEDELKKVQAQLAMAKNELKEKISALPSRVSPMTLSESEFEMYLEKGDTLLFDGVF, from the coding sequence ATGCACAACGAGTACAATCTGGATCAAGTACTCCTTGATGGAGATATTTATGAAGAAATTGGGGGTTTTCATGTTCCAAAACCTTATGCATCTTTATACAAACAGATATGGTTGAAATATGGGCATATTGCTTCCAGCAATGTCCTGACAGCTTCATCATATAGGATCCAGGTTACGGTAGTCGAGCATATAATGTACTCCCTTGTGGATTTAATGGATTCGCTCAAGGAAATGAGCTGCTGTCGATTACTTAAGTTATCTTCTAAAATGACTGGTTTCTGGGAAAGTGAGATAATGACGGCAGAGAATCTTCAATTTAACATTGGGTGGCTTCAGAATTACATCGACAATGTGAAACAGGGTTTTGATGCGATGCAGAAATTGAAGACCATACTGCAGGAGGAAGTTCAGCCTATAAAAGCTGCAACAGAATGTGAAAATCATAAATTTGTCGAAGAGAAAACCCAAGGGAAGGAGGAAGCCAAGGTTTCAGAGACAGAGCCTGAGAGTAACCTAGTAGCCTCCCCAGAAGTTGGATTGCTGAAGCATCTAGGTGCTGGTCAAATCTTTGAAGGTGGGATGCACAACGAGTACAACATGGATCAAGTCCTTGATGGAGATATTTATGAAGAAATTGGGTGTTTTCATGTTCGAAAGCCTTATGCATCTTTATATAAACAGATATGGTTGAAATATGGGCATATTGCTTCCAGCCATGTCCTGACAGCATCATCCGAATTGTCCTATGTGATCCAAGTTGCGGCAGTCCACAATATAATGCATTCCCTTATGGATATGAGCCGCTGTCGATTCGTTGAGGTATCGTCTGAAATGATAGTTTTGTGGGAAGGTGATATAAAGACGGCTAATAATCTTCAATTTAACATTGAGTGGCTTCGGAAACACTTTGACACTGTAAAACAGGGTTTTGATGAGATGCAGAAATTGAAGACCACGCTGCACGAGGAAGTTCAGCCTATAGAAGCTGCCAAGGCGCAGGTAACTGTAGCAGAAGATGAGCTGAAAAAGGTGCAGGCACAGTTAGCTATGGCCAAGAATGAGTTAAAAGAGAAGATATCTGCCTTACCTAGTAGAGTTAGCCCCATGACACTCTCAGAGTCGGAGTTTGAAATGTACTTGGAGAAAGGTGATACTCTTCTGTTTGATGGAGTGTTTTAG